A window of Silurus meridionalis isolate SWU-2019-XX chromosome 4, ASM1480568v1, whole genome shotgun sequence contains these coding sequences:
- the si:ch73-103b11.2 gene encoding trichohyalin isoform X5, translating to MAGKENTCRKFQANIFNKSKCQNCFKPRESHLLSDDDYTQANPIYGGWLLLAPEGTNFDNPLHRSRKWQRRFFLLYEHGLLRYALDEMASTLPQGTINLNVCVDVVDAESVTGQKHSLCICTPDREHYIRAENREVINGWQDALIVFPRTNKQNQKKKRKVEPPTPQEPGPAKVTVTSSSVLCASNSVVQSDGAEPVRESERVIGGRKPRVESGYFSLEKPKPEQPLQEALSSLSSSSSSSRLRYSTSEPALFLSLSSHNTHHTSLDTHTTHSDFTDTPTVSQSVDAPHTSPTAHTLQSPSSCTSTNTHTLASPLSSSQSSLDSESSSERRSRDKRVGGANQSEAGGMNVKPGLGGRSYAALADVPRARRLSHREAFRSERKRQELRARTRSPGREEVERLFGHQRKRAQVIERFEMQQSTDALEHMDTTENSSSSSQSTNQRTGRSERRLPAQKQDLSLDAGTGSVTDFSGRMAVYRRAKSLDRRVTESSMTPDLLNFKKGWMTKLYEDGLWKKHWFVLTDQSLRYYRDSIAEEAVDLDGEIDLSTCFDVTEFPVQRNYGFQIHSKEGLYTLSAMTSGIRRNWIQAVMKCVRPTISPDVTRSVPDEHANAKTAPQTPEVSRPSHMWGQRSCDVTVDSASDHRKPRPRDRRREGRSKTFDWAEFKNERAETLDTSSSPSPSSVSSSTSSPSSSVSDRKLIHWEQEVAPENKKGVGVASGVPSVNKNSDVQVEIEERWHQVETTPLREEKQVPITGGSAPFSPGDKISAEFTEKELVKLQDQNTLLQEQLHNAEQNAREGYVLQCTNEPVQPSSDSVSLSSRAPLQHLSKMNHELKTELETQRRKHDLANQLVNNLRRSYSEAQDMLGHHEAEIEVLQAKLVSAMAEIIASEQAVARMRSELKLEQSRCHEREEECIRNETTLRAQLRDSEDRLRDVEASLLEKTQALRLLERQQALQRDQHKEVQRLQEKLTEVTKCLIATEEAQALREEREKKEHRCLEENYERERQGLSRRLAESEEKRREAEEQLQEVQEQVETLLRGGVGEKKESEVSEEMLRLQQVLNEQADVIENLRESVRRLEKERDHLTCRCQELVNQIAEADREVGKLQEQLKIEETDYYSLESSYERVSEEFARISRVLREKEEEVRQTKETYEKLVKQKDQDLNEALVKMAALGSSLEETEQRLKAKDELLSRVGHREVEQDLQVKLAVAENRISELEEHLSALRLGFTNLKMERCCSQQDVLDALEEQAEHDISFSTTSSLSLVRSSSETEVSFAKRQRIRFSNIQCQKYHQSQRIEKVQRDNTLIDFTQEERQDLVADTSLNITDDTIQDLSQDISLVSDNTFQYCSDTERFMSIIHALESKLQATEEKLKDMTSKMQNEVCTVNASAEPEQDEPDDKSISCLDDIVQGSVTIEDYKKALGFVESCRVRVREILSDQNEKGGAEAQVHILAEIEKDLVKASLHIRQVATRYEGSLPCQTEPQAQVDKSAIKVLARMLAFEATVLEKIAFSLQDPKSELMQSLREINQDSQQVKTSHQDCLSAIYTDILTRKLKLQSMLINELHQADSLSDQSDNLHIPDSVFAQNSIHNACISAELAYSLQNFKHSYQDKFEELQRDLVKVKEILQQRDIVVTPDVGNKLEADTDIRSDVTPSELAPYEQQIKMEEAHTLAEEIVERHLAEIMQSCVTESVASLYNTSESLITELKRQSKVLQHLSQQLGKACEEDNSSVICGLAGQIQAVLGPRDPGVLMCNSLSMHEALIQVQVAYVACRLRADHERELSLCQETSHNMATLVQEHAQHVAAIQQRFQSSLEEERIQYFKTINSIQEENETLREEATMQLKEMSKKQKQIVQMEQDFQREIQEIKRKHAEELGRAMQGQATSELVLLERAENTQQTLETLLQDVEEAELRHKKHICKLEHELRGKVEELENVHQEEIQKLHDRYSQTIRTLGERLETIADDTQPPSTTEPQDAGHLEEDKGHEQEVSRDSMSLLRSRVQELELQMMNMRDELENKPPDGDMAGLREKYQRDFDSLKETCERGFAAMEETHQKVIEDLQRQHQREISKLLEEKERLLEEETNATIAAIEAMKNAHREELEKTQRAQLSGVSTDIEQLRIQYEEELQSIHRELEVLSEQYSQKCLENTHLAQALEAERHALQQCQRENQQLHTHNQELNNRLTVEISRMRSCYSGEKMPSPLTQGKDLYELEVLLRIKDSEIQYLKQEINSLKDELQSALRDKKYASDKYKDIYTELSIVRAKADCDISKLREKLLAATEALGERDTPSHTPGYDIMKSKSNPDFSKKGHSAVSRQVRGMRSKSVSEEVPWDS from the exons GAACCTGGCCCGGCCAAGGTCACAGTAACGAGCAGTAGTGTCCTGTGTGCCAGTAACAGTGTGGTTCAGTCTGATGGAGCTGAGCCTGTGagag AATCGGAGCGTGTGATTGGAGGACGTAAGCCAAGGGTGGAGAGCGGCTACTTTTCATTGGAAAAACCCAAACCTGAGCAGCCCTTGCAGGAAGCGCTATCTTCCctatcctcatcctcctcttcctctcgtCTGAGGTACAGCACCTCGGAACCTGCGCTCTTCCTCTCCTTGtcctcacacaacacacaccacacttcacttgacacacacactacacactcagacTTTACAGACACACCCACTGTTTCACAATCTGTCGATGCTCCACACACATCGccaacagcacacacactgcaatcTCCTTCCTCATGCacctccaccaacacacacactctagcaTCACCGCTCTCGTCCTCTCAGAGCTCTCTCGACTCTGAGTCGAGCTCTGAGAGGCGAAGTCGTGACAAAAGAGTGGGTGGAGCTAACCAATCAGAGGCTGGAGGAATGAACGTTAAGCCTGGGCTAGGTGGGCGGAGCTACGCAGCACTGGCAGATGTCCCCCGTGCCAGAAGGCTGAGCCATCGCGAGGCGTTTCGTTCTGAGCGCAAGCGGCAAGAACTGAGAGCGAGAACCCGAAGCCCGGgcagagaggaggtggagagacTGTTCGGCCATCAGAGGAA GCGTGCTCAAGTGATTGAAAGATTTGAGATGCAACAGTCAACAGATGCATTGGAGCACATGGACACAACAGaaaactcctcctcctccagtcaatccaccaatcagaggacaggaCGCAGTGAGAGGCGTCTCCCTGCTCAGAAACAG GATCTCTCATTAGATGCTGGAACTGGAAGCGTAACGGATTTTTCCGGAAGAATGGCCGTGTACAGGAGAGCGAAGAGTCTGGACCGCCGAGTTACAGAGTCGTCCATGACG CCTGATCTACTGAACTTTAAGAAAGGATGGATGACAAAACTGTATGAGGATGgcctg tggaAGAAGCACTGGTTTGTTCTTACTGATCAAAGTCTGAGATATTACAGAGACTCCATCGCTGAAGAG GCGGTGGATCTGGATGGAGAGATTGATTTGTCCACATGTTTTGATGTCACTGAGTTTCCAGTGCAGAGGAACTACGGCTTTCAAATCCAT AGTAAGGAGGGATTGTATACTCTCTCTGCGATGACGTCTGGTATCAGGAGGAACTGGATCCAGGCAGTAATGAAGTGTGTGAGACCGACCATCTCCCCCGATGTCACACG ttctGTCCCAGATGAACATGCTAATGCTAAAACAGCCCCTCAAACTCCCGAAGTCTCTCGGCCTTCACACATGTGGGGTCAAAGGTCATGTGATGTCACTGTGGATTCCGCCTCTGATCACCGTAAGCCCCGCCCCCGTGACCGCAGGCGAGAGGGCCGATCGAAAACTTTTGACTGGGCGGAGTTTAAAAACGAGAGGGCAGAAACTTTGGATACAAGCTCCTCCCCCTCACCATCCTCTGTTTCATCTTCTACTTCCTCTCCCTCCTCGTCAGTCTCAGACAGGAAGTTAATTCATTGGGAACAGGAAGTGGCTCCAGAGAACAAAAAAGGTGTGGGTGTGGCCAGTGGAGTTCCGTCAGTTAATAAGAACTCTGATGTACAAGTGGAGATCGAAGAGCGGTGGCATCAGGTGGAGACCACGCCCCTCAGGGAGGAGAAACAGGTCCCAATCACTGGAGGCTCCGCCCCCTTTTCACCTGGAGACAAAATTTCAGCAGAGTTCACGGAG AAGGAGTTAGTGAAGCTGCAAGACCAAAACACACTTCTGCAGGAACAACTCCATAATGCAGAACAGAATGCACGGGAAGGTTATGTgttacag TGTACCAATGAACCAGTGCAGCCTTCATCCGACTCCGTGTCTCTTTCCTCCCGAGCTCCATTGCAACATCTCAGCAAGATGAACCATGAACTTAAGACGGAGCTGGAAACTCAGCGACGGAAGCATGATCTGGCTAATCAGCTGGTTAACAACCTGAGACGGAGCTATAGTGAGGCACAGGATATGCTTGGGCATCATGAGGCTGAAATCGAGGTTCTTCAAGCAAAGCTTGTTTCTGCGATGGCCGAGATCATAGCAAGTGAGCAGGCAGTGGCTCGCATGCGCAGTGAGCTGAAGCTAGAACAGAGTCGTTGCCATGAGCGTGAGGAGGAGTGTATTCGCAATGAAACAACTTTACGCGCACAATTGCGGGACAGCGAGGATCGTCTCCGGGACGTAGAGGCAAGTTTGTTAGAAAAGACCCAGGCGCTGAGACTCCTGGAGAGACAGCAGGCCTTGCAACGGGACCAGCACAAGGAAGTACAGAGGCTGCAGGAGAAGCTAACCGAGGTTACTAAATGTCTAATTGCGACAGAGGAGGCACAGGCTCTCAGGGAAGAGCGGGAAAAGAAAGAGCACCGTTGCCTGGAAGAAAATTATGAGCGTGAGAGACAAGGACTGAGTCGGAGGCTGGCGGAATCTGAGGAAAAGAGGCGTGAGGCTGAGGAGCAacttcaggaagtccaggaaCAAGTAGAAACACTTCTCAGAGGAGGTGTAGGTGAGAAGAAAGAATCAGAAGTCAGTGAGGAGATGCTACGTCTTCAGCAGGTTCTAAATGAGCAAGCAGATGTGATTGAGAACCTTCGGGAGAGTGTGAGAAGGTTGGAAAAGGAGAGAGATCATCTTACGTGTCGTTGCCAGGAATTGGTGAATCAGATTgcagaggcagacagagaggtAGGAAAACTGCAGGAACAGTTAAAGATAGAAGAAACAGACTACTACTCTTTGGAAAGCTCATATGAGCGTGTTTCAGAAGAGTTTGCAAGAATCAGCCGGGTTCTgagggagaaggaggaggaagtcAGACAGACCAAGGAGACATATGAGAAGCTGGTGAAACAAAAAGACCAGGATTTAAATGAAGCTCTTGTCAAGATGGCTGCTCTTGGAAGCAGCCTGGAGGAAACGGAACAACGCCTGAAGGCAAAGGATGAGCTTCTTAGTCGGGTTGGGCATAGGGAGGTGGAGCAAGATTTGCAGGTGAAGCTGGCTGTAGCAGAGAACCGAATATCTGAACTGGAAGAGCATCTCAGCGCATTGCGTTTGGGGTTCACAAACCTTAAGATGGAACGATGCTGCTCTCAACAGGATGTCCTTGATGCACTAGAAGAACAAGCAGAGCATGATATATCCTTTTCTACCACTTCCTCTTTGTCTCTTGTAAGAAGCAGCTCAGAGACAGAAGTGTCCTTTGCCAAGCGTCAGAGGATTCGCTTCTCCAACATCCAGTGCCAAAAATACCACCAGTCTCAACGAATCGAAAAAGTTCAGAGAGATAACACATTAATAGATTTTACTCAAGAGGAGAGACAGGACCTTGTGGCAGATACAAGTCTAAACATCACAGATGATACCATCCAGGACTTGTCCCAGGATATCAGTTTAGTAAGTGACAACACATTCCAGTATTGCAGTGATACAGAAAGATTTATGTCCATCATCCATGCACTAGAATCAAAACTCCAGGCAACAGAGGAGAAGCTTAAAGATATGACATCAAAGATGCAAAATGAAGTATGTACTGTTAATGCCTCTGCTGAACCAGAACAGGATGAACCAGATGATAAATCCATCTCTTGCTTGGATGACATTGTACAGGGAAGTGTCACAATTGAAGATTACAAGAAAGCTCTGGGTTTTGTCGAGTCCTgcagggttagagttagggagATTCTCAGTGATCAAAATGAAAAGGGAGGAGCAGAAGCGCAAGTTCATATATTAGCAGAGATTGAGAAAGACCTGGTTAAAGCTTCTTTGCACATTAGGCAAGTTGCCACACGATATGAAGGTTCTCTTCCCTGTCAAACTGAGCCCCAGGCACAGGTGGATAAAAGTGCAATTAAGGTTCTTGCGAGAATGTTAGCCTTTGAAGCAACTGTTTTGgaaaaaattgcattttctcTTCAAGATCCAAAATCAGAACTAATGCAAAGCCTTAGAGAGATAAATCAAGATTCCCAACAGGTTAAGACAAGCCACCAGGATTGTCTTTCTGCAATTTACACTGATATTCTGACAAGAAAACTAAAACTACAGAGCATGCTGATAAATGAGCTCCACCAAGCAGATAGTCTGAGTGACCAGTCAGACAATTTGCATATACCTGATAGTGTCTTTGCTCAAAATTCAATTCACAATGCTTGTATTAGTGCTGAACTTGCATACTCCCTTCAAAACTTCAAGCACTCTTACCAAGACAAATTCGAGGAACTTCAAAGAGACTTGGTAAAGGTAAAAGAGATTTTGCAGCAAAGGGATATTGTTGTGACCCCAGATGTTGGCAATAAGCTTGAAGCTGATACAGACATTCGTTCTGATGTCACCCCTTCTGAGCTTGCCCCTTATGAACAGCAGATTAAGATGGAAGAAGCTCACACTCTTGCTGAAGAAATAGTAGAAAGACACTTAGCTGAAATAATGCAGTCCTGTGTTACAGAATCAGTGGCATCACTGTACAACACGAGTGAAAGTCTCATTACTGAGTTGAAAAGACAATCAAAAGTTCTTCAACACTTGTCTCAGCAGCTGGGGAAGGCATGTGAGGAAGATAACAGCTCTGTTATTTGTGGACTTGCAGGACAAATCCAGGCAGTTTTAGGACCCAGAGACCCTGGAGTCCTAATGTGCAACTCTCTCAGCATGCATGAGGCTCTGATTCAGGTTCAGGTAGCTTATGTTGCCTGTCGACTGCGAGCTGACCATGAGAGAGAGCTATCCCTTTGCCAGGAGACCAGCCACAATATGGCCACTTTGGTCCAGGAGCATGCCCAGCATGTAGCAGCCATCCAGCAGCGTTTCCAGAGTAGCCTGGAAGAAGAACGGATTCAgtactttaaaacaataaactcCATTCAGGAGGAAAATGAAACTCTTCGAGAGGAGGCTACAATGCAGCTGAAGGAGATGAGCAAGAAGCAGAAACAGATTGTACAGATGGAGCAGGATTTCCAGAGGGAGATTCAGGAGATTAAGAGAAAGCATGCAGAAGAATTGGGTCGGGCAATGCAAGGACAAGCGACCAGTGAGCTCGTGTTGCTGGAACGTGCCGAAAACACCCAACAGACGTTAGAAACCTTGCTGCAAGACGTTGAGGAAGCAGAGCTAAGGCACAAGAAACACATCTGCAAGCTGGAGCATGAACTCCGTGGGAAGGTTGAGGAACTGGAAAATGTACATCAAGAAGAGATTCAGAAACTACATGACCGCTACAGTCAGACTATTCGCACTCTCGGGGAGAGATTAGAAACGATAGCAGATGATACACAACCTCCATCCACAACAGAGCCACAAGATGCAGGTCATTTAGAGGAGGACAAGGGGCATGAGCAAGAGGTCAGCAGGGACTCAATGTCACTGCTGAGAAGCCGTGTGCAGGAACTGGAGCTACAGATGATGAACATGCGTGATGAATTGGAAAACAAGCCACCAGATGGAGACATGGCCGGGCTGCGAGAAAAGTACCAGAGAGACTTCGACAGTCTTAAG GAGACATGCGAGCGTGGGTTTGCAGCGATGGAGGAAACTCATCAGAAGGTGATCGAGGATCTTCAGCGCCAGCATCAGCGTGAGATCAGCAAACtgctggaggagaaggagaggttACTGGAGGAAGAGACCAACGCCACCATCGCTG caattGAGGCAATGAAAAATGCACATCGTGAAGAACTGGAGAAAACACAACGCGCGCAGCTGAGTGGAGTCAGTACAGACATCGAACAATTACGCATACAGTACga ggagGAGTTACAGTCAATCCACCGTGAGCTGGAGGTGCTATCAGAGCAGTATTCTCAGAAATGTCTGGAAAACACACACCTTGCTCAGGCACTGGAGGCCGAGAGACACGCACTGCAGCAGTGTCAGAGAGAGAAccaacaactacacacacacaaccag gaacTGAATAATCGTTTGACAGTGGAGATTTCTCGCATGCGTTCCTGCTACAGTGGAGAGAAAATGCCATCACCTCTCACACAGGGCAAAGACCTGTATGAACTggag GTCCTGCTCCGTATAAAGGACTCAGAAATTCAGTATCTGAAACAGGAGATCAACTCACTAAAGGATGAGCTTCAATCTGCACTGAGG gataAAAAGTATGCCTCTGATAAGTATAAGGACATCTACACGGAGCTAAGCATAGTGAGAGCTAAAGCCGACTGTGACATCAGTAAACTGAGGGAAAAACTACTGGCTGCGACAGAAGCTCTCGGGGAAAGagacacaccctcacacacaccggGTTATG atatCATGAAGTCAAAAAGTAACCCTGACTTCAGTAAGAAAGGTCACTCAGCTGTTTCCAGGCAGGTCCGTGGCATGAGGTCAAAG TCTGTGAGTGAGGAGGTACCTTGGGATAGCTGA